Proteins co-encoded in one Candidatus Eisenbacteria bacterium genomic window:
- a CDS encoding copper oxidase has product MGIARLLGAAPTEGTAQSGASSGQAAPAAPASRRGSYAPVITPNGTSLPWKWENGAKAFHLVAEPVKREFAPGLAVNCWGYNGQTPGPTIEAVEGDRVRIYVTNKLPEPTSVHWHGMILPNGMDGVAGLNQKPIQPGETFKYEFTLRQHGTQMYHPHFDEMVQMAMGMMGFFVIHPREAKDPPVDRDFAIMLSEWFVKPGSATPDPTVMSDFNLLTFNSRVFPGTEPLVVRRGQRVRIRLGNLSSMDAHPIHLHGHSFRVTGTDGGPTPRSAQLPEATVMVPVGTTRDIEFAAEHPGDWALHCHITHHVMNQMGHGIPNMLAVKTAGLEEKVNQVVPGTMIMGQNGMGGMMEMGAPRNSIPMRSGEGPFGRIDMGGMFTIVKIRDGITSFNDPGWYRHPAGTLAEPTSKM; this is encoded by the coding sequence ATGGGGATCGCCCGCCTGCTGGGCGCTGCCCCCACCGAAGGCACGGCTCAATCGGGTGCCAGCTCCGGTCAGGCTGCCCCGGCAGCTCCGGCTTCGAGAAGAGGGAGCTATGCCCCCGTCATCACACCGAACGGCACCAGTCTCCCGTGGAAATGGGAGAACGGTGCGAAGGCGTTTCACCTCGTCGCTGAACCGGTCAAGCGCGAGTTCGCTCCGGGACTCGCTGTCAACTGCTGGGGATACAACGGCCAGACGCCCGGCCCCACGATCGAGGCAGTGGAAGGCGACCGCGTCCGAATCTACGTGACGAACAAACTCCCTGAGCCCACATCCGTGCACTGGCACGGGATGATCTTACCGAACGGGATGGACGGGGTCGCCGGTCTCAACCAGAAGCCCATCCAGCCGGGCGAGACGTTCAAATACGAGTTCACGCTGCGACAGCATGGCACCCAGATGTACCATCCGCATTTCGACGAGATGGTGCAGATGGCGATGGGGATGATGGGGTTCTTCGTCATCCATCCGCGGGAGGCCAAAGATCCGCCCGTCGACCGTGATTTTGCGATCATGCTTTCCGAATGGTTCGTGAAGCCCGGTTCGGCCACGCCCGACCCGACGGTGATGTCCGACTTCAACCTCCTGACGTTCAATAGTCGCGTCTTCCCCGGCACCGAGCCGCTCGTGGTTCGTCGAGGTCAGCGCGTTCGCATCCGGCTTGGGAATCTGAGCAGCATGGACGCCCACCCGATCCACCTCCACGGCCATAGCTTCCGTGTGACGGGTACGGACGGTGGCCCGACGCCGCGATCGGCCCAGCTGCCGGAGGCGACGGTCATGGTACCGGTCGGGACGACGCGCGATATCGAGTTCGCCGCGGAACATCCCGGCGACTGGGCACTCCACTGTCACATCACGCACCACGTGATGAACCAGATGGGCCACGGCATCCCGAATATGCTGGCCGTGAAGACGGCAGGCCTCGAGGAGAAGGTCAACCAAGTGGTGCCGGGGACGATGATCATGGGCCAGAACGGCATGGGCGGGATGATGGAGATGGGCGCGCCCCGCAACAGCATTCCGATGCGCAGCGGGGAAGGACCTTTCGGCCGCATCGATATGGGAGGAATGTTCACCATTGTGAAGATCCGGGATGGCATTACGTCTTTTAACGACCCAGGCTGGTACCGACATCCGGCTGGAACCTTGGCGGAGCCGACCTCGAAGATGTGA